The following coding sequences lie in one Listeria ivanovii subsp. londoniensis genomic window:
- a CDS encoding DUF1048 domain-containing protein, with amino-acid sequence MFKWYKKYREEKRDYKLYKKRIAALPEDYQTAMKAIETYLWSFAKGAGMFYVLKNVLEMFENAVADNLELKAVVGDDLAEFADNLLLEYPEETWLDKERKKLRKSMK; translated from the coding sequence ATGTTTAAATGGTATAAGAAATATCGTGAAGAAAAACGAGATTATAAACTATATAAGAAAAGAATTGCTGCTTTGCCTGAAGACTATCAAACTGCAATGAAAGCAATCGAAACCTATTTATGGAGTTTTGCTAAAGGCGCAGGGATGTTTTATGTCTTAAAAAACGTCTTAGAAATGTTTGAAAATGCTGTCGCGGATAATCTCGAATTAAAAGCAGTTGTTGGCGACGATTTAGCTGAGTTTGCTGATAATTTATTACTTGAATACCCCGAAGAAACATGGCTAGACAAAGAGCGTAAAAAACTACGCAAATCAATGAAATAG
- a CDS encoding methyl-accepting chemotaxis protein — MNLIKNRKLKTKLSINIVITTIMLIGLGATSFLGFRHVADLSDNMVDNNVAPMREIATIQTNMAQINIDILTMFDTINGKATLIKDIDSLYAANDEALHAFKKANLTAEDKKQLAYFEEKLADMKSAASSVISDTSSALDDAELLGAQNRYYQNVKTKFDDATKQLSVLNDMNYEEVEKSSQAISDFGVKISLIFTAVIVAMLISLFIFNAYITKVILKGIRHLQTAVHKVSSGDLSYRSTYNGRDELGDITNDLNEMSENLRLMIEDVKKASTDVKASSDNVIISSEIISAMTTEMDIEMKMMGEQIQTQIGSMKESTEAMDQMTGGVQNVAEYALKVSDLTKDSAEKTNDGIAVINNLVSQMDRISGVMRSSTDVVSQLVNRVGEVEKALDTVTNIADQTNLLALNAAIESARAGEHGRGFAVVAEEVRKLAEQSRLAVVDINTVLKKIQTESKTTIEVMNTGLSESEAGQKIISETEATFSDLLNRVNDISLQMQNVSQETEEMAAGIEEVNTSISDVTEISNQIGEKSTAALEFAEVNKMKVDELVVISEEMQKISGSLEGYVANFNTEVSEEETVEEEEAGNEDGGEPILAENV; from the coding sequence GTGAATTTAATTAAAAATCGTAAATTAAAAACAAAATTAAGCATCAATATTGTTATAACTACCATCATGTTAATTGGACTTGGGGCAACTAGTTTCCTTGGTTTTCGTCATGTAGCAGACCTTTCAGATAATATGGTCGATAATAACGTGGCGCCGATGCGAGAAATTGCAACAATCCAAACAAACATGGCACAAATCAATATCGACATCCTGACCATGTTCGATACAATCAACGGCAAAGCAACACTGATTAAAGATATTGATTCTCTTTATGCAGCAAACGACGAAGCGCTCCATGCGTTCAAAAAAGCCAATTTAACAGCAGAAGATAAAAAACAGTTAGCTTATTTTGAAGAAAAACTAGCTGATATGAAATCCGCCGCATCTTCCGTCATTAGCGATACATCAAGCGCTTTAGACGATGCAGAACTATTAGGTGCACAAAACCGTTATTACCAAAATGTCAAAACAAAATTTGATGATGCTACAAAACAATTAAGCGTTTTAAATGATATGAATTATGAAGAAGTAGAAAAATCATCCCAAGCTATTTCCGACTTCGGAGTAAAAATCAGCTTGATTTTCACAGCTGTGATTGTCGCAATGTTAATTTCCTTATTTATTTTCAATGCTTATATCACAAAAGTAATTTTAAAAGGAATTCGTCACTTACAAACAGCTGTACATAAAGTTTCGAGTGGAGACCTATCTTACCGAAGCACATACAATGGTAGAGATGAGTTAGGGGATATTACCAACGACCTTAACGAAATGAGCGAAAATCTACGTTTAATGATAGAAGACGTGAAAAAAGCTTCTACAGATGTAAAAGCTTCTAGCGATAACGTAATTATCAGTTCGGAAATTATTTCTGCGATGACAACAGAAATGGATATTGAAATGAAAATGATGGGCGAACAAATCCAAACGCAAATTGGTAGCATGAAAGAAAGTACCGAAGCAATGGACCAAATGACTGGTGGCGTTCAAAACGTGGCCGAGTATGCCTTGAAGGTTTCCGATTTAACGAAAGACTCTGCTGAAAAAACCAATGATGGAATTGCTGTTATCAATAATTTAGTATCACAAATGGATCGTATTAGTGGTGTAATGCGCTCAAGTACTGACGTCGTTTCCCAGTTAGTAAATCGGGTTGGCGAAGTGGAAAAAGCATTAGATACAGTTACGAATATCGCAGACCAAACCAATTTACTAGCACTAAATGCAGCCATCGAATCTGCACGTGCAGGTGAACATGGTCGGGGTTTTGCTGTTGTAGCGGAAGAAGTTCGTAAATTAGCCGAACAATCACGCCTTGCTGTAGTCGACATTAATACTGTACTTAAAAAAATCCAAACTGAATCGAAAACAACAATTGAAGTCATGAATACTGGTCTTTCCGAATCCGAAGCTGGTCAAAAAATCATTTCTGAAACAGAAGCAACATTTTCTGATCTGTTAAATCGAGTAAACGATATTTCCTTACAAATGCAAAATGTATCACAAGAAACCGAAGAAATGGCTGCTGGAATTGAAGAAGTAAATACATCTATTAGCGATGTAACCGAAATTTCCAACCAAATCGGTGAAAAATCAACCGCTGCGCTTGAATTTGCAGAAGTAAACAAAATGAAAGTAGACGAGTTAGTCGTAATCTCCGAAGAAATGCAAAAAATATCAGGTTCATTAGAAGGGTATGTCGCTAATTTTAATACGGAAGTTAGTGAAGAAGAAACAGTAGAAGAGGAAGAAGCGGGAAATGAAGATGGCGGAGAACCTATCCTAGCGGAGAACGTCTAG
- a CDS encoding LPXTG cell wall anchor domain-containing protein has protein sequence MVFSKKWLSSIILIFSFGIATFHISSVCAMENSSTVLPTTGDAFSIWPIIIGVFLVLLAIVLFVKKKM, from the coding sequence ATGGTTTTTTCTAAAAAATGGTTGTCGAGCATCATACTTATTTTTTCTTTTGGCATTGCTACATTCCATATTAGTTCGGTATGTGCAATGGAAAATAGCTCAACAGTACTTCCAACCACAGGGGATGCATTTTCGATTTGGCCGATAATTATTGGTGTTTTCTTAGTTCTATTGGCCATCGTATTATTTGTTAAGAAAAAGATGTAA
- a CDS encoding C39 family peptidase, which yields MRIWIKSLLVISTCIFSFSLLNTKYNFYSPSVKLESAKVVYKLDHEPFNVQLDVPLVNQMDAPALFNGCEVASLAMILQFAGKNVTKNELAKGLPTTPIEQHGKHGNPDKAFVGSISGANSPGLGVNHAPIAKLATQYIDQSHVHDITGSELKDVITVLSTGAPVWIITTTDYQAPKNWQTVMTKEGKKKITYSMHSVVITGYDKENFYINDPYGHKNRTVKRSILEEGWNAMGKQAIYLSQP from the coding sequence ATGCGAATTTGGATAAAATCGCTATTAGTCATTTCGACATGTATCTTTAGCTTTTCCCTTCTAAATACCAAATATAACTTTTACTCACCAAGCGTCAAACTAGAAAGTGCTAAAGTAGTCTACAAATTAGACCATGAGCCATTCAACGTCCAATTAGATGTGCCGCTAGTTAATCAAATGGATGCGCCAGCACTTTTCAACGGATGTGAAGTCGCTAGTTTAGCAATGATTTTACAGTTTGCTGGTAAAAATGTTACCAAAAATGAACTTGCTAAAGGATTACCAACTACACCCATCGAGCAACATGGAAAACATGGTAATCCAGATAAAGCATTTGTTGGGAGTATTAGTGGTGCGAATAGTCCGGGTCTAGGTGTAAATCACGCACCAATTGCCAAATTAGCAACCCAGTATATTGACCAATCCCACGTTCATGACATTACAGGTAGTGAGCTGAAAGATGTGATTACCGTACTTAGCACCGGTGCGCCAGTATGGATTATTACGACAACAGACTATCAAGCCCCCAAAAACTGGCAAACGGTGATGACCAAAGAGGGTAAAAAGAAAATCACTTATTCCATGCATAGTGTAGTCATTACTGGTTACGACAAAGAAAATTTCTATATTAACGATCCGTATGGTCATAAAAACCGTACTGTAAAAAGAAGTATCTTAGAAGAAGGTTGGAATGCAATGGGTAAGCAAGCTATTTATCTAAGCCAGCCATAA
- a CDS encoding FAD synthetase family protein, translated as MEVSHVTLEPSKDSRPSVLTIGKFDGVHIGHQTILNKALSIKREQEILTAISFSPHPLWALKQIEIYREMLTPRMEKERWLAHFGVNHLIETAFTPKYAETTPEQFVESHLSQLNLSHIIVGSEFNFGKGRDSDVELLRDLCVPRNIGVISVPVIQTNQTKISSTNIRAFIRRGHFQEAEELLGHLWYITGTVENGEMIGLDDYVLPATGKYQTDIGIVYITNARTIQLDMPDGVHQIHMINKLS; from the coding sequence ATGGAAGTATCACATGTAACACTCGAACCGAGTAAAGATAGCCGCCCATCTGTTTTAACAATCGGCAAATTTGATGGGGTACATATTGGGCACCAAACAATTTTAAATAAAGCATTATCCATAAAAAGAGAACAGGAAATCTTAACCGCCATTAGTTTTAGCCCGCATCCACTCTGGGCCTTAAAACAAATCGAAATATACCGTGAAATGTTAACGCCACGAATGGAAAAAGAACGTTGGCTAGCACATTTTGGAGTAAACCATCTTATCGAAACTGCTTTTACACCAAAGTATGCAGAAACTACACCAGAGCAATTTGTAGAGAGTCATTTGAGTCAATTAAACTTATCACATATTATTGTTGGTTCCGAATTTAACTTTGGAAAAGGGCGAGACTCGGATGTCGAATTGCTACGGGACCTTTGTGTTCCTCGTAATATTGGTGTCATCTCGGTCCCAGTTATCCAAACGAACCAAACAAAAATTAGTTCCACCAATATCCGTGCATTTATTCGGCGGGGCCATTTTCAAGAAGCGGAAGAGTTGCTTGGACATCTTTGGTATATTACTGGAACTGTTGAAAATGGTGAAATGATTGGATTGGACGATTATGTTCTTCCAGCTACGGGAAAATACCAGACCGATATTGGAATAGTATATATCACCAATGCACGAACTATTCAGCTAGATATGCCAGATGGAGTTCACCAAATTCATATGATAAACAAGCTTTCCTAG
- a CDS encoding ATP-binding cassette domain-containing protein: MAIIDIQQVKKNFKKQEVLKQVTIQVETGKIYALLGANGAGKSTLLKIITGLLSSDGGEVTIKNLSVQKNTKAVQRLFSYNAQQASVDEVLTGYENLLLIGKLRHEKRPKEVALSLLEQFGLLDSKDKSVSAYSGGMKRRLDLAMSLVGDAEILFLDEPTTGLDPSSRFELWEVIQKLKNKGKTIFLTTQYLEEADKLADTIGFLKNGEIIATGTPKEMKRLAGENSLMLTFAPTDIEKAKEVLRAFNPKQLSDVILSVELVEEIKTTLDILKELSLNQLEPQDFETIRPTLDDVFIALTKG, translated from the coding sequence ATGGCTATCATTGATATTCAGCAAGTCAAAAAGAATTTTAAAAAGCAAGAAGTTTTAAAGCAAGTCACCATACAAGTGGAAACCGGAAAGATTTACGCTTTACTAGGTGCAAATGGAGCAGGAAAGAGCACACTGCTTAAAATTATCACTGGCTTACTCTCAAGTGATGGCGGAGAAGTAACAATCAAAAATTTATCCGTCCAAAAAAATACCAAAGCAGTACAGCGTTTATTTAGTTACAATGCGCAACAGGCTAGTGTAGACGAGGTGCTGACTGGATATGAAAATTTACTGTTAATCGGAAAACTCCGCCACGAGAAACGGCCAAAAGAAGTCGCACTTTCACTTTTAGAACAATTTGGCTTATTAGATAGTAAAGACAAGTCTGTCTCTGCCTATTCAGGTGGAATGAAACGCCGCCTTGACTTAGCTATGAGTTTGGTTGGGGATGCAGAAATACTTTTTTTAGATGAACCAACTACTGGCCTTGATCCAAGCAGCCGTTTCGAATTATGGGAAGTTATTCAAAAACTCAAAAACAAGGGAAAAACGATTTTTCTAACGACGCAATATTTAGAAGAAGCAGATAAATTGGCCGACACGATTGGTTTCTTGAAAAATGGTGAAATTATTGCGACAGGCACGCCAAAAGAAATGAAGCGTTTAGCTGGGGAAAACAGTCTGATGCTTACATTCGCTCCAACAGACATCGAAAAAGCAAAAGAAGTACTCAGAGCATTTAATCCAAAACAACTAAGCGATGTAATTTTATCAGTAGAGCTTGTGGAGGAAATAAAAACGACTTTAGACATTTTGAAAGAATTATCTTTGAATCAGCTTGAGCCACAAGACTTTGAGACTATTCGTCCAACGCTTGATGACGTATTTATCGCGTTAACGAAAGGGTGA
- the glmS gene encoding glutamine--fructose-6-phosphate transaminase (isomerizing) gives MCGIVGYIGENNAKNILLEGLEKLEYRGYDSAGIALQNKEIVTVVKEKGRIADLASLVPSDAFGTTGIGHTRWATHGKPNHENAHPHQSKSGRFTIVHNGVIENYTLLKEEFLKNHVFISDTDTEVIVRLIELFAEELSTKEAFKKALSLLHGSYAICLIDQTDSETLYAAKNKSPLLIGKGKGFNVIASDAMAVLKQTDQFVEIMDKELVILTKDNFRLETLAGEEVVRASYTAELDASDIEKGTYPHYMLKEIDEQPAVTRKIIQAYQNEASEINVNQTIIDEILASDRIHIIACGTSYHAGLVGKNLIEKMAEIPVEVHVSSEFGYNLPLMSKKPLFIFITQSGETADSRQCLVKVKDLGYRTLTLTNVPGSTLDREADHSMYLHAGPEIAVASTKAYTAQISVLAVLAVSLGRAIGKEEAKTINLAAELGIVANAMEAMVSSKEVIEHIAGEFLATSRNAFFLGRHIDYFVAMEAALKLKEISYIQAEGFASGELKHGTIALIEDGTPVLALITQESINWNIRGNVNEVLARGANTCVFAMENVAQPGDRFIIPQVHPLLTPLASVIPCQLLAYYAALHRDCDVDKPRNLAKSVTVE, from the coding sequence ATGTGTGGAATCGTTGGATATATTGGAGAAAATAATGCAAAGAACATTTTACTAGAAGGACTTGAAAAATTAGAATATCGTGGCTATGATTCAGCCGGTATTGCGTTACAAAATAAAGAAATTGTTACAGTAGTAAAAGAAAAAGGACGGATTGCGGACCTTGCTAGCTTAGTACCAAGTGATGCATTTGGTACTACAGGGATTGGCCATACACGCTGGGCAACTCACGGTAAACCCAACCATGAAAATGCGCATCCACATCAAAGTAAATCAGGTCGTTTTACGATTGTTCATAATGGCGTTATCGAAAACTATACACTGTTAAAAGAAGAATTTCTTAAAAATCATGTATTTATTAGCGATACGGATACAGAAGTAATTGTACGATTGATTGAATTATTTGCGGAGGAACTTTCCACTAAAGAAGCATTTAAAAAAGCATTATCATTACTTCATGGTTCCTATGCTATTTGTTTAATTGATCAAACAGACAGCGAAACACTTTACGCAGCAAAAAACAAAAGCCCATTATTAATCGGAAAAGGTAAGGGGTTCAATGTAATCGCTAGTGATGCAATGGCCGTTTTAAAACAAACAGATCAATTTGTTGAAATTATGGATAAAGAATTAGTTATTTTAACAAAGGATAATTTCCGTTTAGAAACATTGGCTGGAGAAGAAGTCGTTCGTGCGAGCTACACTGCTGAACTAGACGCATCGGATATCGAAAAAGGGACTTATCCTCACTACATGTTAAAAGAAATTGACGAACAACCAGCTGTAACTCGAAAAATCATCCAAGCGTACCAGAACGAAGCGAGCGAAATCAATGTAAACCAAACGATTATTGATGAAATTTTAGCGTCTGATCGCATTCATATTATTGCATGTGGCACAAGTTATCATGCTGGATTAGTTGGAAAAAACTTAATCGAAAAAATGGCGGAAATCCCTGTAGAAGTTCACGTTTCAAGTGAATTTGGCTATAATTTGCCACTAATGTCTAAAAAACCATTATTTATTTTTATTACTCAAAGTGGCGAAACAGCAGATAGCCGTCAATGTCTAGTAAAAGTGAAAGACTTAGGCTACCGAACATTAACCTTAACGAATGTTCCTGGTTCTACGCTTGACCGTGAAGCAGATCACTCGATGTATCTACATGCTGGACCAGAAATTGCAGTTGCTTCCACCAAAGCTTATACTGCGCAAATTTCGGTATTAGCTGTTTTAGCTGTATCACTCGGACGTGCGATTGGTAAAGAAGAAGCCAAAACCATTAACTTAGCTGCTGAACTTGGAATTGTTGCTAATGCAATGGAAGCAATGGTGTCAAGCAAGGAAGTGATTGAACATATTGCAGGGGAATTTTTAGCAACTTCTCGTAATGCTTTCTTCTTAGGTCGTCATATTGATTATTTCGTAGCGATGGAAGCTGCACTCAAATTAAAAGAAATTTCTTATATTCAAGCAGAAGGTTTTGCTAGTGGGGAACTAAAACATGGAACGATCGCGCTTATTGAAGATGGAACTCCTGTTTTAGCTCTTATTACGCAAGAGTCCATTAACTGGAATATTCGTGGCAATGTTAATGAAGTCCTGGCTCGTGGTGCAAATACTTGTGTCTTCGCAATGGAAAATGTCGCGCAACCGGGTGATCGATTCATCATTCCGCAAGTGCATCCGTTGCTAACACCACTAGCTAGTGTTATCCCGTGCCAGCTTTTAGCCTATTATGCAGCACTTCACCGCGATTGCGATGTGGATAAACCAAGAAACTTAGCAAAAAGTGTAACAGTAGAATAA
- a CDS encoding ABC transporter permease, which yields MMIKEYFQDIFALAGRIIKHNIRSLDTMITVVAMPIMLMLGMVYIFGGSVKIEGLSQQDYIDYIVPGILLMTIATGSAYTALRINLDKTAGMFERFKSMPIAKSAVIGGHVVASVIFMLISCLAVLIVAWVIGFRTDANFGEWSLIVLLLVLFAFMLTWLSVPFGLMAGSVEGAGAFSYIILMLLFVSSAFVPVEGMAKVVRIFAENQPMTPIIQSLRDLFTSAPLSNDIWLALGWMFAILIVSYIGGMFVYKKI from the coding sequence ATGATGATAAAAGAATATTTTCAGGATATTTTTGCACTGGCAGGGCGGATTATTAAACATAACATCCGCAGTTTGGACACGATGATTACAGTTGTTGCAATGCCGATTATGTTAATGCTTGGAATGGTTTATATTTTTGGTGGGTCGGTGAAGATTGAAGGCTTGTCACAGCAAGATTATATCGACTACATCGTCCCAGGAATTCTCTTGATGACGATTGCAACAGGATCCGCTTATACAGCACTTCGAATTAATTTAGATAAAACAGCCGGTATGTTTGAACGCTTTAAATCAATGCCAATTGCTAAATCAGCAGTAATAGGTGGACACGTAGTTGCATCCGTTATTTTTATGTTAATCTCTTGTTTAGCTGTTTTGATTGTGGCGTGGGTAATTGGTTTTAGAACGGATGCGAATTTTGGTGAATGGAGCTTGATTGTATTATTGCTCGTTTTGTTTGCCTTCATGCTCACTTGGCTATCTGTACCATTTGGCTTAATGGCTGGGAGCGTTGAAGGAGCAGGAGCATTTTCTTACATTATCTTGATGCTCTTGTTTGTCAGCTCAGCATTCGTTCCAGTGGAAGGGATGGCAAAGGTTGTCCGGATATTCGCTGAAAACCAGCCAATGACGCCAATTATCCAATCCTTGCGTGACTTGTTTACATCCGCACCACTTTCAAATGATATCTGGTTAGCGCTTGGTTGGATGTTTGCGATATTGATTGTTTCTTATATTGGTGGAATGTTTGTTTATAAAAAAATCTAA
- a CDS encoding PadR family transcriptional regulator — protein MRGLTELLKGSLEGMILERISRGETYGYEITKYLNDLGFDEIVEGTVYTILLRIEKKGLVEVEKKKSDLGPARKFYTLSESGKEELALFWKRWEFIQAKMIQVKGGQV, from the coding sequence GTGAGAGGACTAACAGAGCTACTTAAAGGGAGTTTAGAAGGCATGATATTAGAGCGCATTTCCAGAGGCGAAACGTATGGTTACGAAATCACGAAATACCTCAACGATTTGGGTTTTGATGAGATAGTAGAGGGAACGGTATATACAATTCTCCTCCGTATTGAAAAAAAAGGATTAGTAGAAGTAGAAAAGAAAAAATCGGATTTAGGTCCAGCTAGAAAATTTTACACATTAAGTGAAAGTGGCAAAGAAGAGTTAGCGCTTTTTTGGAAACGTTGGGAATTTATTCAAGCGAAAATGATTCAAGTAAAAGGAGGGCAAGTATAA
- a CDS encoding pyruvate oxidase, whose amino-acid sequence MSKVKASETLVQTLKNWGIDHVYGLPGDSIDTVVDALREEQEEIEFIHVRHEEVATLAAAAYSKLTGKIGVALSIGGPGAIHMLNGMYDAKMDHVPMLVLAGQVTTDVLNTGFFQEVNLPAIFEDVAVYNKQIDNAETLADVVDEAIRTAYKEKGVAVLTIPNDIPAQTIKANLEAKPVKFEQKNPKLDEMDLQEAIALIDKAEKPVILAGLGTKHAGAELLAFAEKAKIPIINSLPAKTIIPDDHLNALGNLGKIGTKPAYEAMQETDLLLMFGNDYPYSNYLPKKANCIQIDIDPSRISKRYPVTVGLVGDAAEIISNLTAKIAPVTERKFLQACQENMQEWWKWLEEDTSKTTDPIAPEVVMANIQKIAEKDAIFSIDVGTATVWSTRYLHLTPQNDFLVSAWLGTMGCGLPGAIAAKKAFPDRQAIAIVGDGGFSMVMQDFVTAVGQKMPMIVVVLNNQELSFIKYEQQSAGELNYAIDLPDINYAKFAESCGGIGFRVEKMADLENAFESAKLATKPVIIDVSVDSSAAPLPGKIIMDEALGYTKFEIGSIIEDHRFAKMPPLKTILRRFL is encoded by the coding sequence ATGTCAAAAGTAAAAGCAAGTGAAACACTCGTACAAACATTAAAAAATTGGGGTATCGACCATGTATACGGATTGCCGGGTGACTCGATTGATACGGTAGTTGATGCTTTAAGAGAAGAGCAAGAAGAAATTGAGTTTATTCACGTTCGTCATGAGGAAGTAGCCACTTTAGCCGCTGCCGCTTACTCTAAACTAACCGGAAAAATTGGTGTCGCATTATCTATCGGCGGACCTGGTGCGATTCATATGTTAAATGGTATGTATGATGCCAAAATGGACCATGTACCAATGCTCGTCCTGGCTGGGCAAGTTACAACAGATGTTCTAAATACCGGTTTTTTTCAAGAAGTAAATTTACCAGCAATTTTTGAAGATGTAGCAGTTTATAATAAACAAATTGATAATGCTGAAACCCTTGCAGATGTCGTCGATGAAGCCATTCGTACTGCTTATAAAGAAAAAGGGGTTGCCGTTCTCACGATTCCAAATGACATTCCTGCGCAAACAATCAAAGCGAACCTAGAAGCAAAACCAGTAAAATTCGAACAAAAAAATCCGAAACTCGATGAAATGGACCTTCAAGAAGCCATCGCATTAATCGATAAAGCGGAAAAACCAGTTATTTTAGCAGGGCTTGGAACAAAGCATGCTGGAGCAGAACTTTTAGCATTTGCGGAAAAAGCTAAAATCCCAATCATTAACTCCTTACCAGCCAAAACCATTATTCCAGATGATCACTTAAATGCACTTGGAAACCTTGGCAAAATCGGAACGAAACCTGCCTATGAAGCCATGCAGGAAACCGATTTACTTTTAATGTTTGGAAATGATTATCCGTACAGCAATTATTTACCTAAAAAAGCAAATTGTATTCAAATCGACATTGATCCTTCCAGAATTAGCAAACGCTATCCAGTGACTGTGGGATTAGTTGGTGACGCAGCAGAAATCATTTCTAATTTAACAGCAAAAATTGCTCCTGTAACAGAACGCAAATTCCTCCAAGCTTGCCAAGAAAACATGCAAGAATGGTGGAAATGGCTAGAAGAAGATACAAGTAAAACAACTGATCCAATCGCGCCAGAAGTTGTGATGGCGAACATTCAGAAAATCGCCGAGAAAGACGCTATTTTCTCCATTGATGTCGGAACAGCTACTGTTTGGAGTACACGTTATTTACATTTAACCCCACAAAATGATTTCCTTGTTTCTGCTTGGTTAGGCACGATGGGTTGCGGTTTGCCAGGAGCAATTGCTGCGAAAAAAGCTTTTCCAGACCGCCAAGCTATCGCCATCGTAGGAGACGGAGGTTTTTCGATGGTAATGCAAGACTTCGTAACCGCAGTCGGACAAAAAATGCCCATGATTGTCGTAGTTTTAAATAACCAAGAGCTTTCTTTCATTAAATACGAACAACAATCAGCCGGAGAATTAAATTATGCAATTGACTTACCAGATATCAATTACGCAAAATTTGCAGAAAGCTGTGGCGGCATCGGTTTCCGAGTAGAAAAAATGGCCGACCTAGAAAATGCTTTTGAAAGCGCAAAACTCGCAACTAAACCAGTAATCATAGATGTTTCCGTAGATAGTTCAGCCGCGCCACTACCAGGAAAAATCATTATGGACGAAGCACTTGGCTACACCAAATTTGAAATCGGGTCAATTATAGAAGATCACCGTTTTGCTAAAATGCCACCGCTAAAAACAATTTTACGTAGATTTTTATAA
- a CDS encoding DUF6530 family protein: MKIPTTLKHKPVMVVENYEEVDGKSAYHSDAKGLSLGLAQWNDRGKVDISAKVWRHTGDKWSRQSEELPLHRVLDLAILIARTKVHFKDAYRLPDFYDKENPTLDRIGLQGDAMTIAVCEDNEYINEDIALFEQALKNDDELLSERLRTLSKLLQEAGY, translated from the coding sequence ATGAAGATTCCAACTACCTTAAAACATAAACCAGTTATGGTTGTTGAAAATTACGAAGAAGTGGATGGCAAGAGTGCTTATCATTCTGATGCAAAAGGACTCTCACTTGGACTTGCACAGTGGAATGATCGTGGAAAAGTAGATATTTCAGCTAAAGTTTGGCGTCATACTGGTGATAAATGGTCGAGACAATCGGAGGAATTACCACTACATCGCGTACTTGACCTTGCTATCTTAATTGCTAGAACAAAAGTACATTTTAAAGATGCATACCGTTTACCTGATTTTTATGATAAAGAAAATCCAACACTCGATCGGATTGGTTTACAAGGGGATGCAATGACAATCGCTGTTTGCGAAGATAATGAATATATTAATGAGGACATCGCACTATTTGAACAAGCATTAAAAAATGACGACGAGCTTCTTAGTGAACGCCTCCGCACACTTAGCAAACTTTTACAAGAAGCCGGCTATTAA
- a CDS encoding FusB/FusC family EF-G-binding protein: MKEFIEPYQYNFIKNQLNNVSRAYRSANDTSTLKALKSLTEEKINQIFSQAELEEHQDLFIQMHAITTTKEAEPFLEELKAFVIPFVSPSDAKLKKVFAKTKKLKIPTWSKLNLRDYTFYGWNDIAQQRKYIITYNDGNLVGVEGTISADIQKGVCSICHSHSKVSLFMAKTKSSGDGIYTTNGNYICYDSNVCNEQIKARETLDEFIAVVRKRK; this comes from the coding sequence ATGAAAGAGTTTATAGAACCTTACCAATATAATTTTATTAAAAATCAATTAAACAATGTTTCTCGCGCATACCGTTCCGCAAATGATACTTCGACGCTTAAGGCTTTGAAGTCATTAACGGAGGAGAAAATCAATCAAATTTTTTCGCAAGCTGAATTAGAAGAGCATCAGGATTTATTTATCCAAATGCATGCGATTACTACTACGAAAGAAGCTGAGCCATTTCTTGAAGAATTGAAGGCATTTGTTATTCCATTTGTATCGCCTAGTGATGCGAAACTTAAAAAGGTATTTGCCAAAACAAAGAAATTAAAAATACCTACGTGGTCAAAACTTAATTTGCGCGATTACACGTTTTATGGTTGGAATGATATTGCTCAACAGCGGAAATATATCATTACTTATAACGATGGAAACTTGGTTGGTGTAGAAGGAACCATTTCTGCTGATATCCAAAAAGGCGTCTGCTCTATTTGTCATTCCCACTCGAAAGTCTCGCTTTTCATGGCAAAAACAAAATCTTCGGGCGATGGAATCTATACGACAAATGGAAATTATATTTGTTATGATAGCAATGTATGTAATGAGCAAATAAAAGCTCGGGAAACTTTAGATGAATTTATTGCGGTTGTTCGGAAACGAAAATAA